From the Entelurus aequoreus isolate RoL-2023_Sb linkage group LG13, RoL_Eaeq_v1.1, whole genome shotgun sequence genome, the window gttacaaaagcAAAGATGTGTCATAGGGGCTTCAAAGAGGATTTGAGCTGTGGCgctaaaaaatatttagaaaataaaacCTCTGGCGTCtgcaaatgggaaaaaaaaacatccgttttggtctggtttttttttgtttgcaatttcATCTTAAAATTAACGTCTGAAATTCGTACCGAAAGCACGAcaacttgcctctttgtgatgttaagttcccgTTATAAGCTGTTACACAGTATATGCCttaagctcttattttgaaggcgtgtTTTCTGACAAGACGAAGCCCCGCCGTTGCTAGCTGACTCCGAACTTTACGGTAATTAGACGTCTTTCTCACCGCTGCCACCAACGTAACCGtgggtttatatatgtcgcctatactgtatacaactacacaataacaaacacggaggctccggttttacacgaggaccactttattttgtttgttttcaaaacaacttgtcaccacttccgctcttggcgccttcaaaataagagctcgagCCATATAccgtataacagcttataactggaacttaacatcacaaagaggcacgTCCATAGAAATAGGTTACAAAAGCAAAGACGTGTCATGGGGGCTTCAAAGAGGATTTGAGCAGTGgcgtttaaataaatattgatttagAAAATAAAACCTCTGGCAtctgcaaatggaaaaaaaaaacgtgttttggtctggttttttttgtttgtttgtttgcaatTGCATCTTAAAATTAACGTCCGAAATTCGTACCAAAAGCACGACAAAAACAaagtgtaacctatttttatggacttgcctctttgtgatgtgaagttcctgttataagctcttATACGGTATATGCCtcaagctcttattttgaaggcgtgtTTTCTGATGAAGCTAGCTGACTCTCCGAACTTTACAGTAATTAGACATCTTTCTTTTGCGGGGCCTCGatcccaccgctgccaccaacataaccgagggtttataatgttatgtcgcctatactgtatacaactacaaaataacaaacacgaagGCTCcggttttacacgaggaccactttatttcgtttgttttcaaaacCACTTCCGCTCtaagcgccttcaaaataagagctcgagGCATATACcatataacagcttataacaggaacttaacatcacaaagaggcaagtccatagaAATAGGTTACAAAAGCAAAGACGTGTCATAGGGGCTTCAAAGAGGATTTGAGCAGTggcgtttaaaaaaatattgatttagaaaataaaacatttggcatctgcaaatgggggaaaaaaacatccgTTTGTTTGTTTGCAATTTCATCTTTAAAATAAACGTCTGACATTCGTACCATTCGTACCGAAAGCACGAtaacttgcctctttgtgatgttaagttcccgTTATAAGCTGTtacacagtatatgccttgagctcttattttgaaggcgtgtTTTCTGACAAGACGAAGCCCCGCCGTTGCTAGCTGACTCCGAACTTTACGGTAATTAGACGTCTTTCTCACCGCTGCCGCCAACGTAACCGAggggtttatatatgtcgcctatactgtatacaactacaaaataataaaacacgAAGGCTCcggttttacacgaggaccactttaatttgtttgttttcaaaaccacttccgctcttagcgccttcaaaataagagctcgagGCATATACCGCAGCttataacatcacaaagaggcaagttcATAAAAATAAGGTTACCAAAGCAAAGACGTGTCATAGGAGCTTCAAAGAGGCGTTTAAAAAAATTTTCCCTCCTTGGATTAAAAAGTGACGCGATTTATACTTTGCCTTACTCTTGAACCAACTTGAGTCCTCCGAGGGCGGGCGGGATGGCGGATGACGGCGAGGAAGACCCGGAGGAGAACCGCAAGAGGCGGACGCACACCTTCCCCATCGTCCGACACACGGACATGCCCAAGCCCATGAAGACGGAGGCCATCGCCTTCTGCATGGCGGCCTTCGAAAAGTTCGCCAACAACAACGAGCACGCGGCCAAGATGGTGAAAGAGGCCATGGACCAGAAGTTCGGCGCCGCCTGGCACGTCGTCATCGGCGAAAGCTTCGGCTTTGGCGTCACTCATGAAACGAAGAATCTCCTCTACATGTTCTTTGGGGGGAACTTGGCGGTTTGCTTGTGGAAGTTCTGCTGACGTCATCATTTGATCAAATAATCATCTGAACGCtgttcaaataaaatataacaaatgacGTCACTTCCTTGTTTACAATGACTTTCTTCTTCGCTGGCAGTATCTGCGCACACTAGCGCCGCCTGCCGGGCTGGCGTGTGGGAAACCGGAAACGGCCGTAAATACGCCacctgtattttaatatttttggatATGTACACAAAAATGGTACAATAATAAAACGCACAAACTTGTACCCTAAATAAACTACATTATAAAAAAGTACAGTTTGTCACTCGCCGGTTTACTGAGCTGCCAGATTCGTTGGCGCATGCGCCAAACGTCGTTCCTACtcccgttttaaaaaaaaaaaaacaattttctaaaatatacGTAgtagtttagtaaaaaaaaaaatggttcgaAAAAGTATTTATAACATCAAATATTCGAGGACTAGAGTTTTCCACtcatcaaaaaaataaataaaaaccgtaGCACTGAAGGAAGTAAATGTAAGCAAATGTAGCGCATGCGTAAACGGATCGGGCAGCATAGTAAATCGAGcaatgaaatgaattttttttattgaaaatttgCACAATTTTCTAAAAGTTTCACAACAAATAGCTTATCTGACTCAATATActtgttatattatatattatgttatAATATATTAAATTATGTTATACTATGCTTGTGGTATTCaagtattcatccatccatccattttctaccgcttgtcccttttggggtcgctgagtattcatccattcatccatccattttctaccgcttgtcccttttggggttgcggggtatTCAAAGATCCCTAAATGAAAATACAAGATTTGGTAGTTGcacttgcatttaaaaaaataaacaataagggacaagcggtataaaatggatggatggatgatctatAAATACTGCACATTAAAATGCATCATACATTTTGTATTAACACAAGATTGTGTCTATTGAAAtttcaccaggtgtgaatgaatgataggttctcacttctctgtgaagcgctttgagtgtctagaaaagcgctatataaatctactccattattattattattattactaaaatTCAAATAAATGAGCCGTGATTTTTTTTGGTACTGCATTacctcaacaaaaaaaaaactggaaaatttaaaaaagcatatttttcaaCACTTCAAATTTACAAATAAGATGAAATTAAACATAAAACAGTCATAATCCACTCATCAAAATGCATATTTCCTATCTTAActgcaatataaaataaaagatTGTCTTCCGAACAAAAACTGCATTGTAATAAAATACCAACGAATTATAATTACTACCAAACATATCCGCCGGGTGGCAGCCTTTCATGAAGCCTGCGAGATTTTTTAAAGACGAAGAACATCCTCGATGGGAATTTCGGCTCTTTTAACGAATCTATTTTTTGTGACTCAACTCACAAAAAAAGCCGTTCCTTCCGCCTTCCATATGATACTATTAAAAATGTATAGCTTGAATTGATTTCTTACTAAATTACATGTGAAACAAATACGTAATTTACATGTATGAATATATCAAATacctatattattttatttataaacaaTATGGAACACATTGCTATAAAAACAGACCCATCTCAATTAAAATAGGTTTATTATGATGATGTGTTATTCGTAAATATTTATAGCGAAACAACAAGACATGGCACAATGAAATACTGTgcgaataaaaatgaataaactgACACTATAAGGGGGGAGACGACCCCTCCCGGCTGAGAGCCGCCTCAAAGCACCGGATCGTTTCTGAACGACTCACAACTAGTAGCCGCTTCTTTGCTAACGTTTCACCTGCGGCACAGCGAGCGGACAATAACCCACCAAATGGACAACACGGCATCCCAAAAAGGTTTCAGACAACGTAAGTCACGTACGTCATTTTTATAGATCGTTTTAATGGCGACGCGGCGTCGTAGCTTTGCTAGCTGTGTGCGCTGTTGTACTCGCACCGGATTGAATGGCGACGCTAGCACGTTAGCATTGACgtgaaacaaaaacaaaccgACACTGACCTTATCGCTTGTCTTCACCTAGAGCCTAATGTGCGGCTACGGAACAGTTCCACGGAGGGCTTCGATGGCAGTCAGCTGTTTGAGGACACGAGTGGATTACCTGGCTCTCAGACACCATACAGGTGAGGTCCACACATAATTGACGTCACTGGATTAGCCACGCCCCCTTTTAGCTGTGAGCCGAAACTAAAGGTTGTCAAAAAGTTTTCGTACCAACATGCAAAAGTCCACATTGTGCTGAATactattgaaaataataatctcGCATATCAGGGCCGATActtataccgattattagtagtcaaggaggccgataaccgatatttggagccgatattcagaatcagaatacctgtattgtcattgtatggaaagaacaaaattggacagcaatccagctcagtgcttttaaaacaaacctacataaaatagtcttaaagtcctactgaaacccactactaccgaccacgcagtctgatagtttatatatcaatgatgaaatatacggccgggttaacttataaagtgcaattttaaaattcccgccacacttccggttgaaaaactcctttggatatgatttatgcgcgtgacgtcacaaaatccacggaagtggttgtaccccatcaacccgatacaaaaacctcttgttttcttcgacaatattccacagtattctggacatctgtgttggtgaatcttttgcaatttgtttaatgaacaatggaggctgcaaagaagaacgttgtaggtgggatcgatctgtgtattagcggctaagtacaatacttacagcaacacaacaaggactacttacttagcagacgcctagccgatgcttgccaccaaacccacggatgaagtccttcgtcgcgccgtcgatcgctggaacgcaggtgagcacggctgttgatgggaagatgagggctggctggcgtaggtggagcgctaatgtttttatcatagttctgtgaggtccggttgctaagttgctaaattagccttagcgtcgttagcaacagcattgttaagccttaccaggctgagaatttttaaccaatagtattgttgatcttctgtctatccttccagtcaggggtttatttcttttgtttctatcttcatttgagaacgatgctatcatgttagctcagtagctaagtgtgtcaccgatgtattgtcgtggagataaaagtcacttttaatgtccatttcgcgtgctcgactctcattttcgagaggatatagtatccgaggtggtttaaaatacaaatccgtgatccacaatataaaaaggagagtctggaatccaatgagccagcttgtacctaagttacggtcagagcgaaaaaagatacgtccatcgctgcctctcaagtccttcactgtaacgttcctcatctacgaatctttcatcctcgctcaaattaatggggtaatcgtcgctttgtcgctccgaatctctcgctccattgtaaacaacggggaattgtgaggaatactagctcctgtgacgtcacgctacttccggtacaggcaaggcttttttttatcagcgagcaaaagttgcaaactttatcgtcgattttctctactagatcctttcagcaaaaatatggcaatatcgcgaaatgatcaagtatgacacatagaatggatctgctattcccatttaaataagaaaaaatcatttcagtaggcctttaagacaacaacaataataaaacaatttaaaatttaaaaacataataaaatgttaaaaaaaactttttgcacagtagatctttatcagaggtaagcaagtaataaagtggtgagtgttcaggtaagtgcagagtttagggcaataacagctctaggatagaaactgttttgcagtctatttgtccttgctttgatcgtcttatagcgcctccctgagggcaagagttcaagccagtggtgacctgggtgggatgagtccttgaggatgctgtttgctctcctgttacagtgtctcttatgcaggtcctctagagatgtaagaAGACATGCAGTGATCTTCTGGGCCGCGTTTATGACCccctgtagtgaagtgaagtgaagtgaattacatttatatagcgctttttctcaagtgactcgaagcgctttacattgtgaaacccaatatctaagttacatttaaaccagtgtgggtggcactgggagcaggtgggtaaagtgtcttgcccaaggacacaacggcagtgactaggatggcggaagcggggatcgaacctgcaaccctcaagttgctggcacggccgctctaccaaccgagctataccgccccctacTGTTATCTCTTTCTCTCTGCCACCGTGCAGCTAGAAAACCACACGGAGATGCCGTAGATCAGTATTGACTCAACGgagcagcgatagaaggacaGGAGCAGGTCATCAGCCAGATCTATTCAGTAGAAGTTATTTAAATACAACTGGACAAGCCTTCAAGTTGTTATTTTTTAGGAAACGTGGGACCAGTAGGACCAGTAGGATAGGAtatacaacaaaactatgttttcagcacaaacccgttcaagattagacaaacaaacagtgtacagggttacagaacgagGCGCCccgaaaaaggtgggaaaaatacaatacaatctacaatctagactgggctcctaagggggcctagtctggagtgggaaaaaacctccatgccatgcacacataaacatgttacatttaatcacgacaactcacaacagaggggggggagttggggccctggaggtcgactgctgctatgatgcgctgccagccgtccatcaccccgaaggggaatcaagcggtggtgaagagccatagatattatgagattgggccagcacgcaaaggcagtgcctcttaaggtttattggcgctctgtactgcgccctacgtccgtgtaccactccgtacagcgacgttttaaaaagtcatacattttactttttgaaaccgataccgataatttccgatattacattttaaagcatttatcggttgataatatcggcagtccgatattatcggacatctctaatatttacaCAAAGTGTGGATTGTTGGCATTTTTTGCTGATGTCGTTCTGTCGtagttgtaaaaaaatattaaaaaatacgctagatactgattaaaaaaaggctgaTATGGAtgtacgtcaaaatgccaaatggcGCCGTTAATCTGTCAATCTATAGTTAATAGCACATGTTTGTATGTGCTCAAAAGAATAAAAGGCATGAATATTGAATGAGAAATAAGTTGTGATCTTTGTATGGGAACGTGCCAAAATATCATGTTGGGGgttatatgtttaaaaaaaactgtaaaacagCCCATCACTGATATCCTTTTGGTCAGCCGACATCTTGATTGTGTGTTTTCGCCTACAGGAACCATCAAAGCGGACACGAGGCCGCAGGTTTCCCGGGTCAGTCCATTTTAACCGACCCGATGTCGAACCTCGCCGTGGCTTACGGCAGCTCGCTGGCGTCGCACGGGAAGGAAATCATGGACAAGAACGTAAGATTGGAATGGAGATGAAGTGCACAGTGCTGCGTACAAATAGGTGTTTGTGTTCTCCAGCTGGATAGATTCATCCCCATTTCCAAGCTGAAGTACTACTTTGCGGTGGACACCGTGTACGTGGGGAAGAAGCTGGCTCTTCTAGTGTTCCCCTACATGCATGAGGTATTGTTATGCTTTCGGTTTCTCTCATGGCCTCGTTCACCGTCTTCTGGTGGGGTCGTCACCATACTGGTAGTGGATACCAGGGCGGGCTTCCACCAAAGGATTTCGTAGTCAAATCTGATTCCTTTGATTTTTGCCCAtcgcttttatatatatatatatatatatatacatatatatgtgtgagtgtgtgtgttatacgtacacacacatatacattatatatattatatataatgctgtatatatgtacgtgtatatatgtgtattatatatgtatgtttatatgcatatttatgtgtgtgtgtatataaatatatacacacacacacacacataaatatgcatataaacatacatatataatacacatatatacacgtacatatatacagcattatatgtatgtatgtgtgtatatatatatatatatatatatatatatatatatatatatatatatatatatatatatatatatatatatatatatatatatatgtgtgtatatatatatatatatgtgtatatatatatatatatatgtgtatatatatatatatatgtgtgtgtatatatatatatatatgtgtatatatatatatatatgtgtatatatatatatatgtgtatatatatatatatatatgtgtatatatatatatatatgtgtatatatatatatatatgtgtatatatatatatatatgtgtatatatatatatatgtatatatatatatatatataatgtatatgtatatattaatatataatgtatatattaatatatacatatacacatatatatatatatatatatatatatatatatatatatatatatatatgtgtgtgtgtgtgtatatatgtgtatatgtatatattaatatataatgtatatattaatatatatatgtatattaatatatacattatatattaatatatatacatatatatatatatatatatatatatatatatatatatatatatatatatatatatatatatatatatatatatatatatatatatatatatatatatacatatatatatatacatatatatatattgatatatatatcattgtacagccctttgagacacttgtgatttagggctatataaataaacattgattgattgattgataatatacaatgctgtatatatgtacgtgtatatgtgttttatatatgtatgtttatatgcatatttatgtgtgtgtacgtgtatatatatatatatacatacacacacacacatacacacacataaatatgcatataaacatacatatatacacgtacatatatacagcattatatgtatgtgtgtgtgtatatatatatatatatatatatatatatatatatatatatatatatatatattaatatacaatgctgtatatatgtacgtgtatatatgtgtattatatatttatgttcatatgcatatttgtgtgtgtgtacgtgtatatatatatatatacatacacacacatatatgtatatatatatatgtgtgtgtgtgtgtgtgtatatatatatatatatatatatatatatatatatatatatatatatatatatatatatatatatatatatatatatatatatatatatatatatatatatatatatatatatatatatatatatatatatatatatatatatatatatatatatattacacatatgtgtgtgtatatatataaatacctttataactgaggGGAAAGTTATATTTGAAATAACAAtaatttttctcctggtccttattttcataCGTcataaatatcaataattatcgatatcaactgatacaagacatttatatcgtgatacatttttcAGCCATGAATCAACTCTACTTAGAAAAAAGTTGTCTAGTTTTAATAAAAACAGTTTGTTTTCCTCCCGCCCTCTCTTTTTCTCCGCTCCACTTGAGTACGTCCTCCTAAAGTCTAGTCAGTAACATGGAATAGTCCCGAGCGtgaaaacggtttaaaaaaacaaaacaacaacaacaatgaattCCTTGTTTTTATGAGACATTTTGGCAACTGCCTGTGCTCGCCTCAGCGTCAGCGTTCGTGATCCGTTTGTTGCAGAACTGGGAGGTGAGCTATCAGCAGGACACTCCCGTGGCGCCGCGCTTTGACGTCAACGCTCCCGACCTCTACATTCCCGCCATGGGCTTCATCACGTACGTGCTGGTGGCCGGCCTGGCCCTCGGCACACAGAACAGGTAGATAAACACGCATTACGGATCAGTAATGTCAACAAACGCTAACTAGCATGCATTTAGGGGTCACGTCTTGAATCAATTGCGCCCCCCGCTGGTAAAATCTCGGGGAAGCTGTATTCATTTGTTTCAGGTGACTTATTCTTTTCCCGTCCCTCAGGTTTTCTCCCGAGCTGCTGGGAGTGCAGGCGAGCTCAGCGCTGCTGTGGCTCATTATGGAGGTTCTGGCAGTCCTGCTGTCGCTCTACCTGGTGACCGTCAACGCCGACCTCACGACCATCGACCTGCTCGCCTTCTCTGGATACAAATATGTCGGGTACGCGCCGCACCCTTTTATtgaaatgtttccatatattagccgcatcatATATAcggaatatataatataataattaataatttaatataataataattaataatataattataatataataatataatataatatataagctgaagatatatacattgtgaaatgagttatttacacacaaatattctgtaaatgtttattttacataccttaattgtttccaattaacacggcagtaaaacggctgatcaaacaaaacagaagtcatggtcatggacccactagctgcggaagctagctctctaatcagctaaacagactcaataactccacggtttttgattgattgattgagacttttattagtaggttgcacagtgaagtacatattccgtacaattgaccactaaatggtaacacccgaataagtttttcaacgtgtttaagtcggggtccacttaaatttattcatgatacagatatatactatcatatatactatcatcataatacagtcatcacacaagataatcacattgaattatttacattatttacaatcaggggtgtggagggggtggggggtaggatatggacagcaagtagtggacatatagagagagagagagaaagagagagagagagagagatcagaaggtataagaaaaagaaaaagtatctgcatttgattgtttacatttgattattagcaatccggggagggtgttagtttagggttgtagctgcctggaggtgaacttttattgcggttttgaaggaggatagagatgccctttcttttatacctgttgggagagcattccacattgatgtggcatagaaagagaatgagttaagacctttgttagttcggaatctgggtttaacgtggttagtggagctccccctggtgttgtggttatggcggtcatttacgttaaggaagtagtttgacatgtacttcggtatcagggaggtgtagcggattttatagactaggctcagtgcaagttgtttaactctgtcctccaccttgagccagcccactttagagaagtgggtaggggtgaggtgggatctggggtggaggtctagaagtaacctgactagcttgttctgagatgctTGTTCTTgttcggtgacgttttggtgaattaatTGAGGACTTTGTGaagctaaaacaatacaaaaagaatgttgttgtgGGTTAATAaccctaacacagacactcatcaatgtgttagcatattagctaatgctaacaacgttagctggattacattacgatagcacgtataaatatgcatgaaaacactcctacagacgtcacacgtgggacggtttagtaagtatgaatagttttagttatattgtaaaactaacaaacgttGCTCgatgtgatgaatgaagaatccttacgcgtagaaacgctatggacggcgagaggatggagcggcacttgtacttccgcgGGCACTGTACTTCCGGAAGCacgctgcagcacctgcagtgagcgagttCGTCcataagatggcaccatagcacaaacaataacacagctattcagtgtctttgcttgggtttattttaaatatatgcaTGATGGCCGTCAGCAAGGAAAAATCCATAAgtcagccgcaccgttttataagccgcagggtacaaagcctagtaaaaaagtagctgcttatagtccagaatttacgatACTTGTGTCTTTTTGAATCTGATGCAGGTGTTCGCTTtggaaatgaacatttacagGGTGATTCCATCACATTTTGTCTCAGAAATCAGTGATTCCACATTTTGTTTTACCTGTTCTAAAAATGAAACCGTTACTACcacaatatacagtacattatataCTTCATTTATTTTAGAGTTTCCTAAAGCCAGAAATATGCCTTTTGAGATGACTAtcgttctgtgtcatgttttttttacaaaactgaTTGCATAATTTTTGTTGTAGTTTGGGTAGCAAGACTGTATTTTGAATGTGTGCTTTTTCCTCAGTATGATTGTTGGTGTGGTCGCAGGACTGATGTTTGGAAGGCCAGCATACTACCTGTCCTTGCTGTGGTGCTGCGCTGCCATTGTTGTGTTTATGGTGAGTCTGATGTCGGAAGTAGGGATGTGACGTTCGCTaacgaatcgagtcttttgaTCGGCTCTTTTAAATGAACGACGGTTACTGATTCCCAGTTGTGCGCTGTTCATTTGGGAGACATTTTTTAATGCACATATCCAGTCGCCAAATTCCCCACGCTAGAAGGAAATGAGTCGTACTGAGAGGACACTTATCAGCATTTAcaatagttttatatatatatatatatatatatatatatatatatatatatatatatatatatatatatatatatatatatatatatatatatatatatatatatatacatccacatccacacacaatatatatatatgatatatatatatagatatatatatatatatatatatatatatatacacatgtaaaataataaatatatatatatatatacacataaaataataaatatatatacatatatatatatatatatatatgttattttttaataattattctaattgtatgtatttttaaatgta encodes:
- the LOC133663708 gene encoding dynein axonemal light chain 4-like, with protein sequence MADDGEEDPEENRKRRTHTFPIVRHTDMPKPMKTEAIAFCMAAFEKFANNNEHAAKMVKEAMDQKFGAAWHVVIGESFGFGVTHETKNLLYMFFGGNLAVCLWKFC
- the LOC133663709 gene encoding protein YIF1B-like codes for the protein MDNTASQKGFRQQPNVRLRNSSTEGFDGSQLFEDTSGLPGSQTPYRNHQSGHEAAGFPGQSILTDPMSNLAVAYGSSLASHGKEIMDKNLDRFIPISKLKYYFAVDTVYVGKKLALLVFPYMHENWEVSYQQDTPVAPRFDVNAPDLYIPAMGFITYVLVAGLALGTQNRFSPELLGVQASSALLWLIMEVLAVLLSLYLVTVNADLTTIDLLAFSGYKYVGMIVGVVAGLMFGRPAYYLSLLWCCAAIVVFMIRTLRLKLLSEAAAEGRLVRGAKNQLRMYLTMAIAAAQPVFMYWLTCHLIR